The Stegostoma tigrinum isolate sSteTig4 chromosome 9, sSteTig4.hap1, whole genome shotgun sequence genome includes a region encoding these proteins:
- the foxa2 gene encoding forkhead box protein A2 translates to MHPTSSMLGAVKMEGHDHTDWSSYYAESEGYPSVSNMNGGIGMNGMNTYMTMSAMGTTANMTAGSMNMSYVGTGMSPAMTGMSPGAGAMNGMGAGMTGMGSALSPSMSPMSAQATSMNALTSYTNMSMSPLYGQSNLNRSRDPKTYRRSYTHAKPPYSYISLITMAIQQSPNKMLTLSEIYQWIMDLFPFYRQNQQRWQNSIRHSLSFNDCFLKVPRSPDKPGKGSFWTLHPDSGNMFENGCYLRRQKRFKCEKKQALKNSQQDPGRKASESCSAGSGTDTSAGNESPQSGGSPGGGGGGGGGEPKRPLADLKSRSSTLSPEHGNGAVSQAPPPPPHLMHQHHPVLSHLPSQGQEHLKPEHHYSFNHPFSINNLMSSEQQHHKMDLKAYDQVMHYSNYSSPMSANLPMTSKGVLDPSSIANDTSYYQGVYSRPIMNSS, encoded by the exons ATGCACCCTACCTCCAGTATGCTAGGCGCAGTGAAAATGGAAGGACACGACCACACAGACTGGAGTTCCTACTATGCAGAGTCCGAG GGTTACCCCTCAGTAAGCAATATGAATGGGGGGATTGGAATGAATGGCATGAACACCTACATGACTATGTCCGCGATGGGCACCACGGCCAACATGACAGCAGGGTCCATGAACATGTCTTACGTTGGCACCGGCATGAGCCCGGCTATGACTGGCATGTCCCCCGGAGCAGGGGCAATGAATGGCATGGGAGCAGGCATGACGGGCATGGGCAGCGCCTTGAGCCCCAGCATGAGTCCGATGAGCGCCCAGGCGACTTCCATGAACGCCCTGACCTCGTACACCAACATGAGCATGAGTCCGCTCTACGGCCAATCCAACCTGAACAGGTCCAGGGATCCCAAGACCTACCGCCGCAGTTATACCCACGCCAAGCCTCCTTACTCCTACATCTCCCTTATCACCATGGCCATTCAGCAGTCTCCCAACaagatgctgactctcagtgAGATCTACCAGTGGATCATGGATCTGTTCCCTTTTTACCGCCAGAACCAGCAACGTTGGCAGAACTCCATCCGCCACTCGCTCTCCTTCAATGACTGTTTCCTGAAGGTGCCCAGATCCCCAGACAAACCGGGCAAAGGCTCGTTCTGGACCTTGCACCCTGACTCGGGGAATATGTTCGAGAACGGCTGCTACCTGCGGCGCCAGAAGCGCTTCAAGTGCGAGAAGAAGCAGGCGCTAAAGAATTCGCAGCAAGACCCCGGCCGCAAGGCGTCCGAGAGCTGCTCCGCCGGCAGCGGCACCGATACCAGCGCCGGGAACGAGTCACCGCAGTCCGGCGGGTCTCCcggcggcggaggcggaggaggaggaggcgagCCCAAGAGACCGCTGGCTGACCTCAAGTCCCGGAGCTCCACCCTGAGCCCGGAGCACGGTAACGGAGCGGTGAGCCAGGCGCCTCCGCCACCGCCTCACCTCATGCACCAGCATCACCCGGTGCTGTCCCACCTGCCGTCGCAAGGTCAGGAGCACCTGAAACCCGAGCACCACTACTCGTTCAACCACCCGTTCTCAATCAACAACTTGATGTCTTCCGAACAGCAACATCACAAAATGGACTTGAAGGCGTATGACCAAGTAATGCATTACTCTAACTATAGCTCCCCTATGTCCGCCAACCTCCCCATGACCTCCAAAGGGGTCTTAGATCCATCGTCCATCGCCAACGACACGTCTTACTACCAAGGTGTGTATTCCAGACCAATCATGAACTCATCTTAA